The DNA sequence ACCAAAAATAATCCCGAGGATTTATCGGTATTAGTTCGTCCAACTTTTACCAGTTTTAAACCGTTTTTTAAAGGAAAAACTTTTGGTCCAAGTGATTATATCCCGGATTCCATTTCCTTAGATTATATTGTTGTAAAGAATAGTGATAGAATCCCTGACAAGTACATAAATTTATGTAGTTTTAATAAGACCTATTACTTATATTTCTCACCAGTTTATGATCTCTACCAATGCCAGTAAACATTAAACCTTGGCACATTACAATTTTGCTATTTGTGATCTTGATTCCAGTTGCTTTATCTATCAACTTTATGCAAAACGATGAGTGGGTTCACTATTTAACAGTCAGCAATTTTCTTAGCAAGAACTTTACGCTGTATCCAATCATCGGATCGACCTTTTACACGCAGGGCCTGATGGCAACAATTTTTTCCAGAATATTTACTGTTAAATCATTACCCGTTTTGACCTTAATAGTATCCGTTGGAAACTTTTATATATTTTCTAGAATTATCTCACTTTATACAGCAAAAAGATCGGTGATAATACTATTATCACTTCTATTTTTTCTTAATCCTCTACACATTTACTCTACATTTGGTTTTATGACCGAAAACTATTTGGTTTTCTTTTGCCTACTTTCCTTATATTTCTTCTTAAAATTTAACCATAAAGAAAGAAAAAAAGATTTTCACCTAGCATTACTTTTTACTGTCTTAGCCTTTTTTGTCAAGCAAAATGCGATTTTGTTGGCTCTAAGTTTTGGGATATATCTTATGGTCATTAAGAAATGGAAATATGCTCTGTCTTGCGTTTTTACCATTCTAATTCTGTTGGTTTTTTACCAATTTGTTTTTCCACAGACACAAACAATGCAAGAGATAAAAGGGATCCATTTAGACAATTTCTCCCATGCAACTAGCACTTACTCCATTATCTTTACCTCCCTAATTTACTTAATGGCATTTGTCGGGCCACTCGCTTTAATACTAATATTAAGAAGCGTTAAATCGTTAAAACAGGGGGTTGTTTTAATCACAATATCGGTTGTTATAACCGTACTGCTTACTCATTTACTTAATCTTAGCTTTACCGCGCGAGGCGAATTCCCTTATTTTCAAAACATTGCTGAAAGATCGGGATTTTACGCTAACAGTATTAACGGGTTAAAATACTCCTTTGCTGGAAATTTTGTTTTTTACCAAATATTAGACATCTTTAGCAAATTATCGGTGGGGTTTCTCGTAACTTATCTAATTTTTAATCCCAAAGGACTGATTAACCCCTTGCTAATATTTATACTTATTAATGCTTTATCCTTAAACCTTAACCAAAGTTACCGAACAATTTACGATAGATACCTTTTACTAAGTTTTCCCATGTTGATTTGTTTTTTTGCATATAGTATTAAGTTACCTTTAAAACAATTTGAGAAGATACTAATTGGAGGATTTGTACTGTTTTTGCTTTTCCTTAATTACCAATTTGTTGCCGATTTCATTCTTAATAACCGTTATGTCTGGGCAAGATCTAAAGAGTTGACAGAGAGCGGTGTTGCCCCAAATAAAATTAACCCTTCCCATGCTTGGAGAATGCTTTACCCAAACCCCAAAGATCCAAAAACTGATGAGCATGATTACACATACATTTTTAGTTATAATAAAGACGATGAGGATTTGCAAAATATGGGATATAAAACCAGTGAAACAAAAAAAATTTCTTATCCACTGTCATTTTTTATTGACCCCTACATTTACCTTTACGAAAGATGAAGAATGTTAGAAATATAATCTTTTGGTCAGTGCTTACAATTTTAGCCCTAATTCCACGCATGTATTTTTTGGGAAGGGATTTTTATTCTATTGATTCCAATCGCTGGTTTAGAAGAGCCGTAAACTTTCAACATGCCTTCTTAAACGGAGATTTTGCAGGAACTTATCAAAAACAACATCCTGGGGTAACAACCATGTGGCTTGGAGGAACTGCCTACAGAGCCTTAACTGTAATCTATCCAAAACTAACAGGACATATTTTGGATGAAAATATTCCAAACGACTTTGTAACCATTAATTTTGTCGTTAAGCTTTCGCAAGTTTTAGCAAC is a window from the Patescibacteria group bacterium genome containing:
- a CDS encoding glycosyltransferase family 39 protein; translated protein: MPVNIKPWHITILLFVILIPVALSINFMQNDEWVHYLTVSNFLSKNFTLYPIIGSTFYTQGLMATIFSRIFTVKSLPVLTLIVSVGNFYIFSRIISLYTAKRSVIILLSLLFFLNPLHIYSTFGFMTENYLVFFCLLSLYFFLKFNHKERKKDFHLALLFTVLAFFVKQNAILLALSFGIYLMVIKKWKYALSCVFTILILLVFYQFVFPQTQTMQEIKGIHLDNFSHATSTYSIIFTSLIYLMAFVGPLALILILRSVKSLKQGVVLITISVVITVLLTHLLNLSFTARGEFPYFQNIAERSGFYANSINGLKYSFAGNFVFYQILDIFSKLSVGFLVTYLIFNPKGLINPLLIFILINALSLNLNQSYRTIYDRYLLLSFPMLICFFAYSIKLPLKQFEKILIGGFVLFLLFLNYQFVADFILNNRYVWARSKELTESGVAPNKINPSHAWRMLYPNPKDPKTDEHDYTYIFSYNKDDEDLQNMGYKTSETKKISYPLSFFIDPYIYLYER